The following proteins come from a genomic window of Sulfitobacter indolifex:
- the ubiA gene encoding 4-hydroxybenzoate octaprenyltransferase, whose translation MHNQPPSPDAPQDGSVADAVADNWVDRHAPRALRPYLRLSRADRPIGTWLLLLPCWWGLSLAILFDQSPRWEDLWIFMGCAIGAFLMRGAGCTWNDITDRNIDGKVARTRSRPIPSGAVTVKQALAWMVLQMLVALVILLTFNQAAIAMGVLALLPVAVYPFAKRFTWWPQVFLGLAFNWGAMLAWTAHAGTLHAPAIVLYLAGIAWTLFYDTIYAHQDAEDDALIGVKSTARLFGENSGQWLRRFLMATVGLMGIAVIYAGLPEASVLALAIALGGPWAMGWHMAWQLRGLDTNDNAKLLQLFRANRDTGMIPLLFFAASLLA comes from the coding sequence ATGCACAACCAGCCGCCTTCGCCAGATGCTCCGCAAGATGGTTCGGTTGCCGATGCTGTGGCCGACAATTGGGTCGATCGCCACGCCCCCCGCGCCCTGCGCCCCTATCTGCGGCTAAGCCGCGCGGATCGCCCCATTGGGACATGGCTGTTGCTGCTGCCTTGCTGGTGGGGGCTGAGCCTTGCGATCTTGTTCGATCAATCACCCCGCTGGGAGGATCTGTGGATCTTTATGGGCTGCGCCATCGGCGCGTTCCTGATGCGCGGCGCGGGCTGCACGTGGAATGACATTACCGACCGCAACATCGACGGCAAGGTCGCCCGCACCCGCTCGCGGCCCATCCCTTCGGGCGCAGTCACGGTGAAACAGGCGTTGGCGTGGATGGTGCTGCAAATGCTGGTGGCGCTGGTGATCCTGCTGACGTTCAACCAAGCGGCGATTGCCATGGGCGTGCTGGCGCTGCTGCCGGTGGCGGTCTACCCCTTTGCCAAACGCTTCACATGGTGGCCGCAGGTTTTTCTGGGGCTGGCGTTTAACTGGGGCGCGATGCTGGCGTGGACGGCGCACGCCGGTACGTTGCACGCGCCCGCCATCGTGCTCTACCTCGCGGGCATCGCTTGGACGCTGTTCTATGACACCATCTATGCCCATCAAGATGCCGAAGATGACGCGCTGATCGGGGTGAAATCCACCGCGCGGCTCTTTGGTGAGAATTCGGGCCAATGGCTGCGGCGATTCTTGATGGCGACCGTGGGGCTGATGGGGATTGCGGTGATCTATGCCGGGCTGCCGGAGGCTTCGGTGCTGGCGCTTGCCATCGCCCTTGGCGGGCCTTGGGCCATGGGTTGGCATATGGCATGGCAGTTGCGCGGGCTGGATACCAACGACAATGCCAAGCTTTTGCAGCTCTTTCGGGCAAACCGTGATACCGGCATGATCCCGCTGTTGTTTTTCGCAGCAAGTCTTCTGGCCTGA
- a CDS encoding 16S rRNA (uracil(1498)-N(3))-methyltransferase yields MNAKIRLYVDQPLGQGQTVPLAREQAHYLFGVMRQALGAGVLLFNGRDGEWLAEVTEAGKRGGVLTCVEQTRPLQMPPDLWLLFAPIKKTRTDFIVEKAAEMGASRIVPVMTEFTNAGRVQQTRLQAHAVEAAEQCGGTYVPEVAEAEKLGRLLDRWDTSRQIMFCDEALAGESGALPADAQGPWAILIGPEGGFSEAERMRLHGFDHAHAVTLGPRILRADTAAVAAMTMWQQALGDW; encoded by the coding sequence ATGAATGCGAAAATCAGATTGTATGTAGATCAGCCCTTGGGGCAGGGGCAAACGGTTCCTTTGGCGCGCGAGCAGGCGCATTACCTCTTTGGGGTGATGCGGCAGGCGCTTGGGGCCGGGGTGCTGCTGTTCAACGGGCGCGATGGCGAATGGCTGGCCGAGGTGACCGAGGCGGGCAAACGCGGTGGGGTGCTGACCTGTGTGGAGCAGACCCGCCCGTTGCAGATGCCGCCAGACCTGTGGCTGCTCTTTGCCCCGATAAAAAAGACACGCACCGACTTTATTGTCGAAAAAGCCGCCGAGATGGGCGCGTCGCGCATTGTCCCGGTGATGACAGAGTTTACCAACGCAGGCCGTGTGCAGCAAACCCGCCTTCAGGCCCATGCGGTCGAGGCGGCAGAGCAATGCGGCGGCACCTATGTGCCTGAGGTCGCCGAGGCTGAGAAGCTCGGGCGGTTGCTGGATCGCTGGGATACGTCGCGCCAGATCATGTTCTGCGATGAGGCGTTGGCCGGGGAAAGCGGCGCCTTGCCAGCAGATGCGCAAGGTCCGTGGGCGATTTTGATCGGTCCCGAAGGGGGATTTTCCGAGGCGGAGCGCATGCGGCTGCACGGGTTCGATCATGCGCATGCCGTCACGCTGGGACCACGTATTTTGCGGGCTGATACGGCGGCAGTTGCGGCGATGACCATGTGGCAGCAGGCATTGGGAGATTGGTGA
- a CDS encoding glutamate--cysteine ligase, translating to MSIPQSGGGPIEHHDQMAEYLADGCKPREDWRIGTEHEKFGYCKDTLKPLPYEGDRSIRVMLEGLRDRHNWAPVEEGGKLIGLEKDGANISLEPGGQLELSGAPVETIHETCDEVNTHLREVKDVADDIGVGFIGLGAAPEWSHEQMDLMPKGRYKLMDSYMQKVGTMGTTMMRRTCTVQVNLDFASEADMVQKMRVAVAMQPIANALFANSPFLDGKPNGVKSTRGLVWRNLDDARTGMVPFVFDEGFGFEAWVQYALDVPMYFVYRDGKYIDALGQSFRDFLKGELPALPGEKPTLSDWADHLTTLFPEARVKKFIEMRGADGGPWRRLCALPAFWVGLMYDQSALDGAWDLVKGWNAETREELRVAASTHGLQAEVGGLKMHDLAREAVALSEAGLKARARAGAGGLVPDETHFLNALRDSIETGRVPADDLLADYHGDWNGDLSRIYAEYSY from the coding sequence ATGTCCATTCCTCAATCCGGCGGCGGCCCGATCGAACATCACGACCAAATGGCCGAGTATCTGGCCGACGGCTGTAAGCCGCGCGAAGACTGGCGCATCGGCACCGAGCACGAGAAATTCGGCTATTGCAAAGACACGCTCAAGCCGCTCCCCTATGAGGGCGACCGCTCGATCCGGGTGATGCTCGAAGGGCTGCGCGACCGTCACAATTGGGCCCCGGTCGAAGAGGGCGGCAAGTTGATCGGTCTGGAAAAAGACGGCGCGAACATCAGTCTTGAGCCGGGCGGGCAGTTGGAACTGTCGGGCGCGCCGGTTGAGACGATTCACGAAACCTGCGACGAGGTGAACACCCACCTGCGCGAAGTGAAAGACGTGGCCGATGACATCGGCGTCGGCTTTATCGGGCTGGGGGCGGCCCCCGAATGGTCGCATGAGCAAATGGATCTGATGCCCAAGGGCCGTTACAAATTGATGGACAGCTACATGCAGAAGGTCGGCACCATGGGCACCACCATGATGCGCCGCACTTGCACGGTTCAGGTCAATCTCGACTTCGCGAGTGAGGCCGACATGGTGCAAAAGATGCGCGTGGCCGTCGCGATGCAACCGATCGCCAACGCGCTTTTCGCCAATTCGCCGTTCCTTGATGGGAAGCCAAACGGGGTGAAATCTACCCGCGGTTTGGTCTGGCGCAATCTTGATGATGCCCGCACCGGCATGGTGCCTTTCGTCTTTGACGAAGGCTTTGGGTTCGAGGCTTGGGTGCAATATGCGCTCGATGTGCCGATGTATTTTGTCTACCGCGACGGTAAATATATCGACGCGCTTGGCCAGTCCTTCCGCGATTTCCTCAAGGGGGAATTGCCCGCGCTGCCCGGCGAAAAGCCGACGCTGAGCGACTGGGCCGATCACCTGACCACGCTTTTCCCCGAAGCGCGGGTCAAAAAGTTTATCGAGATGCGCGGGGCAGATGGTGGCCCTTGGCGGCGCCTCTGTGCGCTGCCGGCGTTTTGGGTTGGCTTGATGTATGACCAATCCGCGCTGGATGGCGCTTGGGATTTGGTTAAAGGCTGGAATGCTGAAACACGCGAAGAACTGCGGGTTGCGGCCTCAACCCATGGCCTGCAGGCCGAGGTGGGCGGGTTGAAAATGCATGATCTGGCGCGCGAAGCAGTGGCTCTGTCAGAAGCCGGTTTGAAGGCGCGTGCCCGTGCCGGCGCTGGTGGGCTTGTCCCGGATGAGACGCATTTCCTTAACGCCCTGCGCGACAGTATCGAGACAGGCCGCGTGCCCGCCGACGATTTGCTGGCGGACTACCATGGCGACTGGAACGGCGACCTAAGCCGCATCTACGCCGAATATTCCTACTAA
- the plsY gene encoding glycerol-3-phosphate 1-O-acyltransferase PlsY — MPPIDTSIEMILFWAMAGYIIGSIAFGMVLARMMGLGNLRDIGSGNIGATNVLRTGNKKAAALTLLLDGAKGAVAVLLARAFAGEDAAQAAALGAMIGHCYPVWLGFRGGKGVATFLGIMLALAWPVGLACCAVWFITAALSRISSLAALAAAASSTFLLVFFGYGEMLLLGIALTLLIFWRHRDNISRIRAGTESRIGQKG, encoded by the coding sequence ATGCCCCCTATCGATACTTCTATTGAAATGATCCTCTTTTGGGCGATGGCCGGGTATATTATCGGGTCGATCGCCTTTGGCATGGTGCTGGCCCGGATGATGGGGCTGGGCAACCTACGCGATATCGGCTCGGGCAACATCGGCGCGACCAATGTGCTGCGGACCGGCAACAAAAAGGCAGCGGCGCTGACGCTGTTGTTAGATGGCGCTAAGGGTGCTGTGGCGGTCTTGCTGGCCCGCGCCTTTGCTGGCGAAGACGCGGCGCAGGCGGCGGCGCTCGGCGCGATGATCGGCCATTGCTATCCAGTCTGGCTTGGGTTTCGCGGCGGCAAAGGGGTGGCTACTTTTCTGGGCATCATGTTGGCGCTGGCGTGGCCTGTTGGGCTGGCATGCTGTGCGGTGTGGTTTATCACGGCGGCACTCTCGCGCATCTCTTCTTTGGCCGCGCTGGCGGCAGCGGCAAGCTCAACCTTCCTTTTGGTGTTCTTCGGCTATGGTGAGATGCTGCTTTTGGGCATCGCACTGACGCTGCTGATTTTCTGGCGGCACCGTGACAACATCAGCCGCATCCGTGCAGGTACGGAATCGCGGATCGGTCAAAAGGGCTGA
- the pyrC gene encoding dihydroorotase: protein MTQLFTNLRLLDPEAGTLEPAAVLVRNGVIAEVLDHGATAADGAEVIDCGGHILAPGIVDIGVKVCEPGERHKESYRSAGLAAAAGGVTTMVTRPDTDPAIDSPETLEFVTRRANEAAPVNVVPMAALTKGREGREMTEIGFLMDAGAAAFTDCDRVVTDTKVFSRALTYARSLGALVIAHPQDPGLSKGAAVTSGKFASLRGLPAVSPMAERMGLDRDIALIEMTGARYHADQITTARALPALERAKRNGLDITAGVGIHHLTLNALDVADYRTFFKVKPPLRDEEDRIAVVEAVASGLIDIICSMHTPQDEESKRLPFEEAASGAVGLETLLPAALRLVHAEMMDLPTLWRALSLNPAKRLGLPGGRIAVGAPADMVLFNPDAPFVLDRATLRSKSRNTPFDGMRMQGKVMATYVAGSCVYEAN from the coding sequence ATGACCCAGCTTTTCACCAATCTGCGCCTGCTTGATCCTGAGGCAGGCACGCTTGAGCCTGCGGCGGTTCTGGTCCGCAATGGGGTGATTGCCGAGGTTTTAGATCATGGAGCCACTGCGGCGGACGGCGCAGAGGTAATCGACTGCGGCGGTCACATCCTCGCCCCCGGCATCGTCGATATCGGCGTGAAAGTCTGCGAACCGGGCGAGCGGCATAAGGAAAGCTACCGCTCTGCCGGGCTGGCCGCAGCAGCGGGCGGGGTGACCACGATGGTCACGCGCCCCGATACAGACCCTGCCATCGACAGCCCCGAAACACTCGAATTCGTGACCCGCCGCGCCAATGAGGCCGCCCCGGTGAATGTGGTCCCCATGGCCGCCCTCACCAAAGGCCGCGAAGGGCGCGAGATGACCGAGATCGGTTTCCTGATGGATGCAGGCGCCGCCGCCTTCACCGATTGCGACCGCGTGGTGACCGATACCAAGGTTTTCTCTCGCGCGCTGACCTATGCCCGCAGCCTCGGCGCGCTGGTCATCGCGCACCCGCAGGATCCGGGGCTGAGCAAGGGCGCTGCTGTCACCTCTGGCAAATTCGCCTCGCTGCGCGGCCTGCCCGCCGTGTCGCCCATGGCCGAACGGATGGGGCTGGACCGCGACATTGCCCTAATCGAGATGACCGGCGCGCGCTATCACGCGGATCAGATCACAACCGCCCGCGCCCTGCCTGCCCTCGAGCGCGCCAAGCGCAATGGGCTCGACATCACGGCCGGCGTGGGCATCCACCATCTGACGCTCAATGCGCTCGACGTGGCCGACTACCGCACTTTCTTCAAGGTGAAGCCCCCGCTGCGCGACGAAGAGGATCGGATCGCGGTGGTCGAAGCCGTCGCCAGCGGCCTGATCGATATCATCTGCTCTATGCACACCCCACAGGATGAAGAGAGCAAACGCCTCCCCTTCGAAGAGGCCGCCAGCGGCGCGGTAGGATTGGAAACATTGCTGCCCGCTGCCCTGCGTCTGGTCCATGCCGAGATGATGGATCTGCCGACCCTTTGGCGCGCGCTGTCGCTCAACCCGGCCAAACGCCTTGGCCTGCCCGGTGGGCGGATCGCGGTGGGTGCGCCTGCGGATATGGTGCTGTTCAACCCCGATGCGCCCTTCGTGCTGGATCGCGCGACGCTGCGGTCGAAATCTAGAAACACGCCCTTTGATGGGATGCGGATGCAGGGTAAGGTGATGGCAACTTATGTTGCAGGTTCTTGCGTTTACGAGGCGAATTGA
- a CDS encoding aspartate carbamoyltransferase catalytic subunit: MSFAHRHLLGIEQLSQSDITTLLDLADTYADRNRQPNKHSDALRGLTQINMFFENSTRTQASFEIAGKRLGADVMNMAMQASSIKKGETLIDTAMTLNAMHPDLLVVRHPQSGAVDLLAQKVNCAVLNAGDGRHEHPTQALLDALTIRRAKGRLHRLSIAICGDIAHSRVARSNILLLGKMENRIRLVGPPTLMPAQIDQFGVEVFDDMKKGLEGVDVVMMLRLQKERMDGGFIPSEREYYHRYGLDAEKLAHASPDAIVMHPGPMNRGVEIDGTLADDINRSVIQDQVEMGVAVRMAAMDLLARNHIAAQPGAA; encoded by the coding sequence ATGTCATTCGCCCATCGCCACCTGCTTGGCATTGAACAACTCTCGCAGTCCGACATTACCACCCTGCTGGATCTGGCCGATACATATGCCGACCGCAACCGCCAGCCGAACAAGCATTCGGACGCGCTGCGCGGGCTGACGCAGATCAACATGTTCTTTGAAAACTCCACCCGCACGCAGGCGAGTTTCGAGATCGCGGGCAAGCGCCTTGGTGCGGATGTGATGAACATGGCGATGCAGGCGTCCTCGATCAAAAAGGGCGAGACGCTGATCGACACGGCGATGACGCTGAACGCCATGCACCCCGATCTGCTGGTGGTGCGCCACCCGCAGTCCGGCGCGGTGGATCTGTTGGCGCAGAAGGTAAATTGCGCTGTGCTGAACGCGGGCGACGGGCGGCACGAGCACCCCACGCAGGCGCTGCTCGATGCGCTGACAATCCGCCGCGCAAAGGGGCGGCTGCACCGCCTCAGCATCGCGATCTGCGGTGACATTGCACACAGCCGGGTGGCGCGGTCGAACATTCTGCTGCTGGGCAAGATGGAGAACCGCATTCGCCTTGTTGGCCCGCCGACGCTGATGCCTGCCCAGATCGACCAATTCGGCGTCGAGGTCTTTGACGACATGAAAAAAGGGCTCGAAGGCGTCGACGTGGTGATGATGCTGCGGCTTCAGAAAGAGCGGATGGACGGCGGCTTTATCCCCTCCGAGCGCGAGTATTACCACCGCTACGGGCTGGACGCCGAAAAGCTCGCCCATGCCAGCCCCGATGCCATCGTTATGCACCCCGGCCCAATGAACCGCGGGGTCGAGATTGACGGCACATTGGCCGATGACATCAACCGCAGCGTCATTCAGGATCAGGTCGAGATGGGTGTCGCCGTGCGGATGGCCGCGATGGACTTGCTGGCGCGCAACCACATTGCTGCCCAACCCGGCGCGGCATGA
- a CDS encoding uracil-DNA glycosylase, which yields MESFDYHQAAEMLAWQVELGATEAICDAPVNRYEVPASPPKASAKIAKGPQPMQAAEKPDPVALARRAAQGAQTLDELRAAIQGFEACELHKGARNLVFSDGVPGAPLMIFGESPDRDEDRAGKPFVGRTGQMLDRMLAAIDMGRDRNVYLSNILPWRTPQGRDPKPDEIAMMRPFVQRHIELAKPKVLILFGNWSCQSLLEKRSIMRLRGNWTKAADLPCMPMVHPAYLLRNPEAKREAWADLLSVQAKLRNG from the coding sequence ATGGAATCATTCGATTATCATCAGGCGGCAGAGATGCTGGCTTGGCAGGTTGAACTCGGCGCGACCGAGGCGATCTGCGACGCGCCGGTCAACCGCTATGAGGTGCCCGCAAGCCCGCCCAAGGCGAGCGCCAAGATTGCCAAAGGGCCGCAGCCCATGCAGGCGGCGGAAAAGCCCGATCCGGTGGCCTTGGCCCGCCGCGCCGCGCAGGGCGCGCAGACGTTGGACGAACTGCGTGCGGCGATCCAAGGGTTTGAAGCCTGCGAGCTGCACAAGGGCGCGCGTAATCTGGTCTTTTCCGATGGGGTGCCCGGCGCCCCGCTGATGATCTTTGGCGAATCTCCCGACCGCGACGAAGACCGCGCGGGCAAACCATTTGTTGGCCGCACAGGCCAGATGCTCGACCGTATGTTGGCCGCGATTGACATGGGGCGGGACCGCAACGTCTATCTGTCGAACATCCTGCCATGGCGCACGCCGCAGGGGCGCGACCCAAAGCCGGATGAGATCGCGATGATGCGTCCCTTTGTGCAGCGTCATATCGAATTGGCCAAGCCCAAGGTGTTGATATTGTTCGGCAATTGGTCCTGCCAATCGCTGCTGGAAAAGCGCAGCATCATGCGGCTGCGGGGCAATTGGACCAAAGCCGCGGATCTGCCCTGCATGCCGATGGTGCATCCCGCCTACCTTCTGCGCAATCCCGAGGCCAAGCGCGAGGCTTGGGCCGATCTGTTGAGCGTTCAGGCCAAGCTGCGCAATGGTTGA
- a CDS encoding LysE family translocator, which translates to MVDALTLLAFVPAALALNLTPGADMMFCLGQGLRSGPRAALAASAGISAGALVHVTLAGLGLGALVAALPWALDLIRWLGVAYLLWLAVQTLRQAGKPRDTTPGMGGWRAFSTGFIVNLTNPKVILFVLAFLPQFVVPEAGPVLAQFLTFGAVLALGGFVINGAVGVFAAGIGRRLAGGGRVLGWISSGIFVALAARLAMMERT; encoded by the coding sequence ATGGTTGATGCGCTGACCCTTCTGGCCTTTGTGCCCGCAGCCCTTGCGCTGAACCTCACGCCGGGGGCGGATATGATGTTCTGCCTTGGACAGGGGCTGCGGTCAGGTCCGCGTGCCGCATTGGCGGCGAGTGCCGGAATTTCAGCGGGCGCTTTGGTGCATGTGACGCTGGCGGGGCTTGGCCTTGGTGCGCTGGTGGCGGCGCTGCCTTGGGCGCTTGATCTGATCCGCTGGCTTGGCGTGGCCTATCTGCTTTGGCTTGCGGTTCAAACGCTGCGCCAAGCCGGTAAACCGCGCGACACGACGCCCGGCATGGGCGGCTGGCGTGCTTTTAGCACCGGGTTTATCGTCAATCTGACCAACCCCAAGGTGATCCTTTTCGTACTGGCCTTTCTACCGCAATTCGTGGTCCCCGAGGCCGGGCCGGTCTTGGCGCAGTTCTTGACCTTTGGCGCGGTGCTGGCCTTGGGCGGTTTCGTCATCAACGGCGCGGTGGGTGTTTTCGCTGCCGGGATCGGGCGGCGGCTGGCCGGAGGCGGGCGTGTGCTCGGCTGGATCAGCAGCGGCATTTTCGTGGCACTGGCCGCGCGTTTGGCAATGATGGAGCGGACATGA
- the moaB gene encoding molybdenum cofactor biosynthesis protein B, with product MSRIDDSREFIPVRIAVLTVSDSRSLAEDRSGDVLVGRIEAAGHVLIAREIVTDDRPAIAAQLRDWCANPEIDVVISTGGTGLTGRDVTVEAHRDVYEKEIDAFGTVFTMISMEKIGTSAVQSRATGGVAQGTYLFALPGSPGACKDAWDGILLKQLDYRHMPCNFVEIMPRLDEHKRRK from the coding sequence ATGAGCAGGATCGACGACAGCCGGGAGTTCATCCCCGTGAGGATCGCCGTTTTAACCGTCTCGGACAGCCGCAGCTTGGCCGAGGACCGCTCGGGCGATGTGCTGGTCGGACGGATCGAGGCGGCGGGCCATGTACTGATCGCGCGTGAGATCGTGACCGACGACCGCCCCGCCATTGCGGCGCAACTGCGCGATTGGTGTGCGAACCCTGAGATCGACGTGGTGATCAGCACCGGTGGCACCGGCCTCACGGGGCGCGACGTAACGGTCGAGGCGCACCGCGATGTCTATGAGAAAGAGATCGACGCTTTCGGCACGGTCTTCACCATGATCTCTATGGAGAAGATCGGCACCAGCGCCGTGCAAAGCCGTGCGACGGGCGGTGTGGCGCAGGGGACGTATTTGTTTGCGCTGCCGGGCAGTCCGGGGGCGTGTAAGGACGCGTGGGATGGTATCTTGCTCAAGCAGCTGGACTACCGCCACATGCCCTGCAATTTCGTTGAGATCATGCCCCGGTTGGACGAGCACAAGCGCCGAAAGTAG
- a CDS encoding protein-disulfide reductase DsbD domain-containing protein: MNISHLFSALLSCLALALPAAAQDGVGTPLQGDLLTGWQQADGRRVAAIRLRMAPGWKTYWRSPGDAGIPPEFDWSGSENLRDVQITWPTPKVFDQGGVNSIGYAREVVLPLTITPRSAGAPVTLDTSIDLGVCSDICLPQTIHLRAVLDNDDSKPTPAIAAAFAARPFSGAEAGLKSAQCSLRPTARGVAIETQLALPSAGGKETVVIEPGNPNMWMSATESQRSGDTLVASGEMIAENGAALALDRSAIRITVIGQNHSVEITGCTSG; encoded by the coding sequence ATGAATATATCGCACCTCTTCTCCGCCCTCCTGTCCTGCCTTGCCCTTGCCCTGCCCGCTGCGGCGCAGGACGGTGTCGGCACGCCGTTGCAGGGCGATCTGCTCACCGGTTGGCAACAGGCTGATGGGCGGCGGGTGGCGGCCATTCGGCTGCGCATGGCGCCGGGTTGGAAAACCTATTGGCGCAGCCCCGGTGACGCAGGCATTCCGCCAGAGTTCGACTGGTCCGGCTCGGAAAACCTGCGCGATGTGCAGATCACATGGCCCACGCCCAAGGTCTTTGACCAAGGGGGCGTGAACTCCATCGGCTATGCGCGCGAAGTGGTCCTGCCGCTGACCATCACCCCGCGCAGCGCCGGTGCCCCGGTGACTTTGGACACCAGCATCGACCTTGGCGTGTGCAGTGACATCTGCCTGCCGCAGACCATCCACCTGCGTGCCGTGCTCGACAATGACGACAGCAAGCCCACCCCGGCCATCGCCGCCGCCTTTGCTGCGCGGCCTTTTTCGGGGGCCGAGGCTGGTCTGAAAAGCGCCCAATGCAGCCTGCGCCCCACGGCGCGGGGGGTGGCGATTGAAACCCAGCTCGCCCTGCCCTCTGCCGGGGGCAAGGAAACCGTGGTGATTGAGCCCGGCAATCCCAACATGTGGATGAGCGCGACGGAAAGCCAGCGCTCGGGCGATACGCTTGTCGCCAGTGGCGAGATGATTGCCGAGAACGGTGCCGCATTGGCGCTGGACCGTTCCGCCATTCGGATCACCGTCATCGGCCAGAACCACAGTGTCGAGATTACGGGCTGCACTTCGGGCTAA
- a CDS encoding YqgE/AlgH family protein codes for MELTGKLLVAMPGMGDPRFAHSVIYLSAHSEQGAMGLMVNKPAPELRLSDVLDQLVEDTPPQAKSLVVHFGGPVETGRGFVLHSDEYRSAIETLRVGDGIALTATRDILEDIAIGKGPARAQLMLGYAGWGPGQLEGEIAQNGWLTCEASPEVIFDLPDSKKWSAALKTLGIDPLGLSASAGHA; via the coding sequence ATGGAACTGACGGGCAAGCTGCTGGTCGCGATGCCGGGCATGGGCGATCCACGTTTCGCCCATTCCGTGATCTATCTTTCGGCGCATTCCGAACAGGGAGCGATGGGGCTGATGGTCAACAAACCCGCCCCGGAGTTGCGCCTGTCGGATGTGCTGGATCAACTGGTTGAGGACACGCCGCCGCAGGCGAAATCGCTGGTGGTTCATTTCGGCGGGCCGGTCGAGACGGGGCGCGGGTTTGTGCTGCATTCTGATGAGTACCGCTCTGCCATTGAGACGCTGCGGGTGGGCGATGGCATTGCCCTCACTGCCACGCGCGACATTCTCGAAGATATCGCCATCGGCAAAGGCCCGGCGCGGGCGCAGCTGATGCTGGGCTATGCGGGCTGGGGGCCGGGGCAGTTGGAAGGTGAGATTGCGCAGAACGGTTGGCTGACCTGTGAGGCGTCGCCGGAGGTTATTTTCGATCTGCCGGATTCCAAGAAATGGTCCGCCGCGCTGAAAACGCTGGGCATCGACCCCTTAGGGCTGTCGGCCTCAGCCGGTCACGCCTAA
- a CDS encoding L-threonylcarbamoyladenylate synthase, whose amino-acid sequence MTETLTPTPQGIARAARLLQDGALVALPTETVYGLGADARNGAAVAGIYAAKGRPSFNPLIVHLPDIETAKRYVQWTDEADRLAQAFWPGALTLVLPLRPDSGLSSLVTAGLASLAVRVPAHPAMRQVLQALDGPVAAPSANPSGKISATTAAHVLAGLDGKIAAVLDDGACSVGLESTIIGLTGPRPALLRAGGLPSEAIEAVLGQTLEIVDGAEIIAPGQLASHYAPGAAVRLDAETAGPGEVLLGFGTMICDLNLSPAGDLTEAAANLFDHLHQLDATGQQIAVAPIPDHGLGRAINDRLARAAAPR is encoded by the coding sequence ATGACAGAGACGCTAACCCCTACGCCCCAAGGCATCGCCCGCGCGGCCCGTCTGTTGCAAGACGGCGCGCTGGTCGCCCTGCCGACGGAGACGGTCTATGGCCTTGGCGCGGATGCGCGCAACGGTGCGGCTGTCGCGGGGATCTACGCGGCCAAGGGGCGGCCCAGTTTCAACCCGCTGATCGTGCATTTGCCGGATATCGAGACCGCCAAACGCTATGTGCAATGGACCGACGAGGCCGACCGTCTGGCGCAGGCGTTTTGGCCCGGCGCGCTGACCTTGGTCTTGCCGCTGAGGCCCGACAGCGGGCTATCGTCATTGGTTACGGCAGGACTGGCCAGTCTCGCGGTGCGCGTGCCAGCCCATCCTGCGATGCGGCAGGTATTGCAGGCGCTTGACGGACCCGTGGCCGCGCCCTCGGCCAACCCCTCGGGCAAGATCAGCGCCACCACAGCCGCGCATGTGTTGGCGGGCCTCGACGGTAAGATCGCGGCGGTGCTGGATGACGGCGCTTGCAGCGTGGGCTTGGAAAGCACGATCATCGGCCTGACCGGCCCGCGCCCCGCCCTGCTTCGCGCAGGCGGTCTGCCGAGTGAGGCGATTGAAGCGGTACTTGGGCAGACGCTCGAGATTGTCGATGGGGCAGAGATCATCGCACCGGGGCAGTTGGCCTCCCACTACGCCCCCGGCGCGGCGGTGCGGTTAGATGCAGAAACGGCTGGGCCGGGCGAAGTGCTGCTTGGCTTTGGGACGATGATCTGTGACCTCAACCTCTCGCCTGCTGGCGATCTGACCGAGGCTGCGGCGAACCTTTTCGACCACCTGCACCAGCTTGACGCGACCGGTCAGCAGATCGCCGTGGCACCGATCCCCGACCACGGGTTGGGCCGCGCAATCAACGACCGTCTGGCCCGCGCAGCCGCCCCCCGTTAG